A genomic segment from Chitinophagaceae bacterium encodes:
- a CDS encoding IPT/TIG domain-containing protein: MQLPAQTVLLNPNAAGGFENGTTFAANGWTQVASTNPNWYAGNAAVPFAGAREAHIGTSATNFSGTTTAPGARHFYRDIAIPAAATNIFLSFYLKLPLEDAGYDFLNVYSTTTANTPVNGTVPGAGYTQVFSYTSPALATYWGMQGVQLSNALAGTTVRLVFSFINDGPNPDAYFAVDNISLTYGGYCTAWGSVAGFEKISNVTLTGAGINNNSTSNAGYENFTAIAGNVTAGQTYAFSASAATTFADDQVFVWIDCNQDGDFDDAGELVFTSAAQVSPWAGNISIPLTANAGTTKMRVRLHDSVNGGNSTPCGGSFYGQVEDYTLNIAAPPACSGVPNPGNTLTTQNNVCSSTSFTLSLQNNPGVSGLTYQWQSAADFAFTTPVNLGTAITQSITQVVATYYRCIVTCAGNNGISNPVLVNMGSGCQCGAYPNSNFSSAFFEYVSNVNFAGINNSSGGNPGGPVNYLNQSASVQQGNNYNLSATIFPADNDYVYTWIDWNQNGSFLDAGEQYTLAAGTFFAGPHTLNITVPLTAVLGSTRMRVMVIYDNALPNPSINYNYGEAEDYCVTVTGTALPPTISGLSATEVCTGSSLIISGSNLSGASSITIGGTPVTSIVSNTGAAITVIVGAGTTGIVSVTTPGGTANSAATVTVKATPATPAGPTSPPVCPPGPNFTINWSGTPPVGENWYWQVTASGTSTANNANPYIVSAPDVYYLRSYNGTCWSNASAAISVDFAKVPVVSAEPDPKIICSSNTTQLSASVLNENITGYNFTAVAGTYAQLSGGTDVDEIENDEAVSGAIPIGFNFNYAGAYYNEVFASSNGFLSFNSNVSSSLTNDLANAAANISPVLAALWDNMDGIDGTASYITSGAAPNRIFTFEWRNWYWDWFTASSGIPVISFQVKLYESNGVIEFVYRTESGTLNTADGASIGITSAATGSFISLNNASAAPIASTVTSTNNIAAKPVNGQVYRFTPPAFGYTYSWTPAAGLSNTSIANPVATVSGVPGNYSYTVTVTNTDGCTASDIATVAITGALNGLYSVGALNIGGEQGHFNTLSEAVEVYNANCGLTGPVIFALTDALYSGNESFPIQINTNINASAVNTLTIKPHTAVNASITGNNSKALIQLNGADYIIIDGSNNGTNSQNLSFNNTNISGTGSIVWLNSVNATNGATNNVVKNSIFSGATATGLNCGIISSGKVWGSVAEAQNSNNLYQGNNFNTMLTAIAVVGPTGNETGTKIIKNNIGSTIVANKLGLSGIELYQQQAALVAQNNIAGIISSSSVFSPVSGIAIFGTSSVNSIKNNSISNISMNGLYGACGILLQSSTTTAGDSVINNFISGIYTSGFNGFTANDNGNGIVINFGGAYKIWNNTVRLNTNQTNTTGNPAALLITSTVPLPNSLSVMNNIFVNEQTQSGPRYAIICRVANTVFSNAAAFNYNDFYTTGTNLGYLNGANRNNLAALQAGFAGSNVNAVNIQPNFISATDLHLDPANNTTLDDLGIPITNIYTDIDADIRNTIMPDMGADEFSTCSATTVTWLGKADTDWSNGLNWCSGAAPTSAQNVILPQGTPNDPVIFNTINGFSNNIDLKGTAISLTINNGGSLDTKGNFNNGGTFTNDGTLILTGTGTQNFPGNTGTVAEMNNLTINKSNAATASLNNDISIRGELKLTQGILGLNNNDITLRSTLASTAFVSALGTNAAITYGTGRFKVERFIQYIKNWNLLASPTAEAQTINASWQNSGTYVPNYFTNISGPSGTGLDFVSPFYSMKWYSNGASQDAYINVANTTSTVADSLINRFTGYYLFVRGDRSIGLGGTGSPVTLSSRGKLFTGDLFIAATGTGTQLNPTTAYPSLTAGRFISVANPYASAIDPTQIIKINLKDAYTIWDPTMTGNYGLGGYISFNQTGGWLPTPAPTMGSPYPTTTYKAIQSGQAFLMEASGGIPAVAFNESQKNNSTLITATRLQDNATDLVMMSAMLQTNDGTVLDGNRVVFNEIYDNAVGNEDATKLMNVTENFGVIVAVKNIIIEGRKPVAAGDTIFYHVNNLRNQAYTLSFTAQNMDVLNVTAELIDNFLQTRTAVSLTGNTGYNFYVTNNLASRAPNRFMLVFKPGVNTVPVTFIELSAVRNSSGSIKVNWKVANETNIDFYDVERSRDGINFSSILQSAANNSSIYSKIDLQPLSADNYYRVKAVEQNAVFLYSKVVKVAAEKVFITISPNPVKDKRLSIQYSGFTFGKYLLAIESAEGKRILEEKFEIQNTNGFKKIHLKKPTAAGIYFIKIKDEAAKTLVTERVIIE; encoded by the coding sequence TTGCAATTACCAGCGCAAACGGTTTTGCTTAATCCAAACGCAGCCGGTGGTTTTGAAAACGGAACAACATTTGCTGCAAACGGCTGGACACAGGTAGCATCTACAAACCCCAACTGGTATGCAGGAAATGCCGCAGTGCCTTTTGCAGGAGCAAGAGAAGCACATATAGGAACCAGCGCAACAAATTTTTCTGGTACTACAACTGCACCTGGCGCCAGGCATTTTTACAGGGATATTGCCATACCTGCTGCAGCAACAAATATTTTTCTCAGTTTTTATTTAAAGTTGCCGTTAGAAGATGCCGGGTATGATTTTTTGAATGTTTACAGCACTACTACTGCCAATACACCAGTAAATGGTACCGTGCCGGGAGCTGGTTATACCCAGGTTTTTTCTTATACTTCACCGGCATTAGCTACTTATTGGGGAATGCAGGGAGTACAGCTTTCCAATGCACTTGCAGGCACTACGGTGCGCCTTGTTTTTAGTTTTATAAATGATGGACCAAACCCCGATGCCTATTTTGCGGTGGATAATATTTCTCTTACTTATGGCGGTTATTGTACTGCTTGGGGCTCTGTTGCAGGTTTTGAAAAAATTTCAAATGTTACACTTACCGGAGCAGGCATTAATAATAATTCCACTTCCAATGCAGGATATGAAAATTTTACTGCCATTGCCGGAAATGTAACTGCCGGACAAACCTATGCTTTCTCAGCATCGGCTGCAACAACATTTGCAGATGACCAGGTATTTGTGTGGATTGATTGTAACCAGGATGGAGATTTTGATGATGCTGGAGAATTGGTTTTTACCAGCGCTGCCCAGGTTTCTCCATGGGCAGGCAATATTAGCATACCACTTACGGCAAATGCAGGCACCACAAAAATGAGGGTGCGCCTTCACGACTCGGTGAATGGAGGCAACAGCACGCCCTGTGGCGGTTCGTTTTATGGGCAGGTAGAAGATTATACTTTAAATATTGCTGCGCCACCGGCATGTTCAGGCGTACCAAACCCCGGTAATACCCTTACCACTCAAAATAACGTGTGCAGCAGCACCAGTTTTACGCTTAGTTTACAAAACAATCCTGGGGTAAGTGGGTTAACTTACCAATGGCAAAGCGCTGCTGATTTTGCTTTTACTACGCCTGTAAACTTAGGTACGGCAATAACACAATCCATTACACAAGTGGTTGCAACTTATTACCGTTGCATTGTAACCTGTGCAGGCAACAATGGAATTTCCAATCCTGTGCTGGTAAATATGGGTTCTGGTTGCCAGTGTGGCGCTTATCCCAATTCTAATTTCAGTAGTGCATTTTTTGAGTATGTTTCCAACGTAAATTTTGCAGGCATCAATAATTCTTCCGGAGGCAACCCCGGTGGGCCGGTAAATTATTTAAATCAAAGCGCAAGCGTGCAGCAAGGCAATAATTATAATTTAAGCGCTACTATTTTTCCTGCAGATAACGACTATGTTTATACATGGATTGACTGGAACCAAAATGGGAGTTTTTTAGATGCTGGCGAACAATATACTTTGGCAGCAGGCACATTTTTTGCCGGTCCGCATACGCTGAATATTACCGTACCATTAACGGCAGTATTGGGTTCAACAAGAATGAGGGTGATGGTAATTTATGATAATGCCCTACCTAATCCATCTATTAATTATAATTACGGAGAGGCAGAAGATTATTGTGTAACAGTTACGGGAACGGCTTTGCCGCCAACTATTAGCGGGCTTTCGGCTACGGAAGTTTGTACAGGCTCATCCTTAATTATTAGTGGCAGTAATTTATCGGGCGCTTCATCTATAACCATTGGCGGTACGCCGGTTACATCAATAGTTTCCAACACTGGAGCAGCTATTACGGTAATTGTTGGCGCAGGCACTACAGGTATTGTAAGTGTTACTACTCCCGGCGGAACCGCAAATAGCGCAGCAACGGTAACAGTGAAAGCAACACCTGCAACGCCTGCTGGGCCTACATCTCCACCTGTATGCCCACCGGGGCCAAATTTTACTATAAACTGGAGCGGCACGCCACCGGTGGGTGAAAACTGGTATTGGCAGGTAACCGCATCAGGTACAAGTACGGCAAACAATGCCAATCCTTATATTGTAAGCGCTCCAGATGTATATTATTTACGCTCTTACAATGGAACCTGCTGGAGCAATGCATCGGCAGCAATTTCGGTGGATTTTGCAAAAGTGCCCGTAGTATCGGCAGAGCCAGATCCAAAAATTATTTGCTCCTCAAATACAACACAACTTTCGGCAAGTGTACTCAATGAAAATATTACCGGCTATAATTTTACGGCTGTTGCCGGAACATATGCGCAGCTTTCGGGCGGTACAGATGTAGATGAAATAGAAAATGACGAAGCCGTTTCTGGCGCTATACCCATAGGCTTTAATTTTAATTATGCCGGCGCTTATTACAACGAAGTATTTGCAAGCTCCAACGGTTTTTTATCTTTTAATTCAAATGTAAGCAGTAGTTTAACCAACGATTTGGCAAATGCCGCAGCAAATATTTCACCAGTTCTTGCAGCCCTTTGGGACAATATGGATGGCATTGATGGCACCGCATCCTATATAACATCGGGCGCAGCGCCCAACCGGATATTTACTTTTGAATGGCGAAACTGGTACTGGGATTGGTTTACGGCTTCCTCCGGAATACCGGTAATTTCTTTTCAGGTAAAATTATACGAAAGCAACGGTGTAATAGAATTTGTGTACAGAACAGAATCCGGTACACTCAATACAGCCGATGGTGCAAGCATTGGTATAACAAGCGCTGCTACAGGTTCCTTCATCTCTTTAAATAACGCAAGCGCCGCTCCCATTGCAAGTACCGTTACTTCAACTAATAATATTGCAGCAAAGCCTGTAAACGGGCAGGTTTATCGTTTTACGCCGCCTGCTTTTGGCTACACCTATTCCTGGACTCCTGCAGCAGGCCTTAGCAATACCAGTATTGCAAACCCGGTTGCAACAGTTAGCGGTGTTCCCGGAAATTATTCTTATACGGTAACAGTTACCAATACAGATGGATGCACCGCTTCCGATATTGCAACCGTTGCCATTACCGGCGCATTAAATGGATTGTATTCTGTTGGCGCATTAAATATTGGCGGTGAGCAAGGCCACTTTAATACATTAAGCGAAGCCGTAGAAGTTTATAATGCCAATTGCGGATTAACAGGCCCGGTAATTTTTGCTTTAACCGATGCCTTGTATAGCGGCAATGAAAGTTTTCCTATACAAATAAATACCAACATTAATGCAAGCGCTGTAAATACGCTTACTATAAAACCACATACTGCTGTAAATGCCAGCATCACAGGCAACAACAGTAAGGCATTAATACAATTAAATGGTGCAGATTACATTATAATTGACGGAAGCAATAACGGAACCAACTCACAAAACCTTTCGTTCAATAATACCAATATTTCCGGCACTGGTTCTATCGTTTGGTTAAATAGTGTAAATGCAACAAATGGCGCAACCAATAATGTGGTGAAAAATTCCATTTTCTCCGGCGCTACAGCAACAGGTTTAAATTGCGGAATAATTTCCAGTGGAAAAGTGTGGGGTTCGGTGGCAGAAGCACAAAACAGCAATAACCTTTACCAGGGCAATAATTTTAATACCATGCTTACGGCCATTGCAGTTGTAGGGCCAACCGGAAATGAAACAGGAACAAAAATTATCAAAAATAATATCGGCTCAACCATTGTTGCCAATAAATTGGGTTTAAGCGGCATTGAACTTTACCAGCAACAGGCCGCATTGGTTGCTCAAAATAATATTGCAGGCATAATAAGTTCAAGCAGCGTTTTTTCACCCGTTTCGGGTATTGCCATTTTTGGCACAAGTTCTGTAAACAGTATAAAAAACAACAGCATTTCCAATATAAGCATGAATGGCCTTTATGGCGCTTGTGGCATTTTGCTTCAATCAAGCACTACAACCGCCGGCGATTCTGTAATCAATAATTTTATATCGGGTATTTATACATCAGGCTTTAATGGCTTTACTGCAAATGATAATGGCAATGGTATTGTGATAAATTTTGGTGGTGCCTATAAAATTTGGAACAATACGGTACGCTTAAATACCAATCAAACTAATACTACAGGCAACCCAGCTGCATTGCTCATTACATCAACGGTGCCATTGCCCAATAGCCTGAGTGTGATGAACAATATTTTTGTAAACGAGCAAACACAATCAGGCCCTCGCTATGCCATTATTTGCCGTGTAGCCAATACGGTATTTTCAAATGCCGCTGCATTTAATTATAATGATTTTTATACAACCGGAACCAACCTTGGCTATCTCAACGGCGCAAACAGAAATAACCTTGCTGCATTGCAGGCAGGTTTTGCAGGAAGCAATGTAAATGCGGTAAACATACAACCCAATTTTATTTCAGCAACCGATCTTCATTTGGATCCTGCAAATAATACCACATTGGATGATCTAGGAATTCCTATTACCAACATTTACACTGATATTGATGCCGACATTAGAAATACGATAATGCCCGATATGGGCGCAGATGAATTCAGCACTTGCAGCGCAACAACAGTTACATGGCTTGGTAAAGCAGATACCGACTGGAGCAATGGCCTTAACTGGTGTTCGGGAGCTGCACCTACCAGTGCACAAAATGTTATTTTGCCACAGGGAACGCCAAACGATCCCGTAATTTTTAATACCATAAACGGTTTTTCTAACAATATTGATTTAAAGGGAACAGCCATTTCCTTAACTATTAATAATGGCGGAAGCCTGGATACAAAAGGTAATTTTAATAACGGCGGAACTTTTACCAACGATGGTACTTTAATTTTAACCGGAACGGGTACACAAAATTTTCCGGGAAATACAGGCACGGTTGCAGAAATGAATAATCTTACCATTAATAAAAGCAATGCTGCAACTGCTTCATTGAATAACGATATAAGTATAAGAGGAGAACTAAAATTAACACAGGGAATTTTAGGATTAAACAATAATGATATTACGCTGCGGTCCACTTTAGCAAGTACGGCTTTTGTTTCTGCCTTAGGCACAAATGCCGCAATAACTTATGGAACAGGCCGCTTTAAAGTAGAAAGGTTTATACAGTATATTAAAAACTGGAATTTGCTGGCTTCACCCACTGCAGAAGCGCAAACAATAAATGCATCCTGGCAAAATAGTGGTACTTATGTTCCCAATTATTTCACCAATATTTCCGGCCCATCGGGCACAGGACTCGATTTTGTTTCACCATTTTATTCTATGAAGTGGTACAGCAACGGCGCTTCACAGGATGCTTATATTAATGTAGCCAATACCACATCAACAGTTGCCGATTCTTTAATCAACCGCTTTACCGGTTACTATTTATTTGTAAGGGGAGACAGGAGCATTGGGCTTGGGGGAACAGGCAGTCCGGTAACTTTGAGCAGCCGGGGAAAACTTTTTACCGGCGATTTATTTATTGCTGCCACAGGAACAGGAACACAATTAAACCCAACAACTGCATATCCTTCGCTTACTGCAGGAAGGTTTATTTCTGTTGCCAACCCATATGCATCCGCAATAGACCCAACGCAAATCATCAAAATAAATTTGAAAGATGCATATACTATTTGGGACCCTACCATGACAGGGAATTATGGGTTGGGGGGGTATATAAGTTTTAACCAAACCGGCGGATGGCTGCCAACACCTGCGCCAACCATGGGCTCGCCATATCCCACCACTACTTATAAAGCCATACAATCGGGCCAGGCTTTTTTAATGGAAGCTAGTGGTGGCATACCAGCAGTTGCATTTAATGAAAGTCAAAAAAATAACAGTACATTAATTACTGCAACACGTTTGCAAGATAATGCAACCGATTTGGTGATGATGAGTGCCATGTTGCAAACCAATGATGGAACAGTTTTGGATGGCAACAGGGTTGTATTTAATGAAATTTATGACAATGCAGTGGGAAATGAAGATGCAACAAAACTCATGAATGTTACCGAAAACTTTGGTGTAATTGTGGCAGTCAAAAATATTATAATTGAAGGCAGGAAACCCGTTGCGGCAGGCGACACTATTTTTTATCATGTAAATAATTTACGCAACCAGGCATATACTTTGAGTTTTACAGCTCAAAATATGGATGTGTTAAATGTTACTGCAGAATTAATAGATAATTTTCTGCAAACAAGAACAGCAGTAAGTTTAACTGGCAATACAGGGTACAATTTTTATGTAACCAATAATTTAGCAAGCCGTGCACCCAACAGGTTTATGCTTGTTTTTAAACCTGGCGTTAATACGGTGCCGGTTACTTTTATAGAGCTGTCCGCCGTTCGCAATTCCAGTGGTTCCATAAAAGTTAACTGGAAAGTGGCCAATGAAACCAATATTGATTTTTATGATGTTGAAAGGAGCAGGGATGGAATTAACTTCAGCAGTATTTTACAATCCGCAGCCAACAACAGCAGTATTTACAGTAAAATTGATTTGCAACCTTTGTCTGCAGATAATTATTACCGGGTAAAAGCTGTGGAACAAAATGCTGTTTTTCTTTATAGTAAGGTGGTAAAGGTTGCTGCAGAAAAAGTATTCATAACCATTTCACCCAATCCAGTAAAAGATAAAAGGCTGTCCATACAATATTCAGGGTTTACTTTTGGGAAATACCTGTTGGCAATAGAAAGTGCCGAAGGAAAAAGGATTTTAGAAGAAAAGTTTGAAATACAAAATACGAATGGTTTTAAAAAGATACATCTTAAGAAGCCAACCGCTGCAGGTATTTATTTTATTAAAATAAAAGATGAAGCTGCAAAAACTTTGGTTACAGAAAGAGTGATTATTGAATAG